The following proteins come from a genomic window of Ictalurus furcatus strain D&B chromosome 12, Billie_1.0, whole genome shotgun sequence:
- the pou3f3b gene encoding POU domain, class 3, transcription factor 3-B: MATAASNPYLPSSSILSSGSIVHSDSGGAGMQPGGGAATSVSSGGFRGESAVKMVQSDFMQGAMAAASNGGHMLSHAHQWVTSLPHAAAAAAAAAVAAAEAASPWSTSPVGMAASPQQQQSQQQQQQDVKSSTAREDLHTSSTLHHRHLGPHQAHAAPWGGAAAAAHISAITASQQQQQQQQQQQSLIYSQPGGFTVNGMLSGGQSLVHPGLVRGGTPELEHGAHPHSHPHHHHHQHHHHHHHQQHQHQHHQQQGHHGPNSHEAHSDEDTPTSDDLEHFAKQFKQRRIKLGFTQADVGLALGTLYGNVFSQTTICRFEALQLSFKNMCKLKPLLNKWLEEADSSTGSPTSIDKIAAQGRKRKKRTSIEVSVKGALESHFLKCPKPSAQEISTLADTLQLEKEVVRVWFCNRRQKEKRMTPPGVPPTPDDVYSQVGNGHFLVDYLKDASLNGPSEAGDQKVTTTTRSFHQVILAH, from the exons ATGGCCACGGCGGCTTCTAATCCGTATCTGCCCAGCAGTAGTATATTATCGTCGGGTTCGATAGTGCACTCGGACTCAGGAGGTGCGGGCATGCAGCCGGGCGGCGGCGCGGCGACCTCGGTGTCCTCCGGCGGCTTCCGAGGCGAGTCGGCGGTGAAAATGGTGCAGAGTGACTTCATGCAGGGGGCCATGGCGGCAGCGAGCAACGGCGGCCACATGCTGAGCCACGCACACCAGTGGGTGACGTCGCTGCCTCATGCGGCCGCCGCAGCCGCCGCAGCCGCGGTAGCGGCCGCCGAGGCCGCCTCGCCTTGGTCAACGAGTCCGGTGGGCATGGCGGCCAGTCCGCAGCAGCAACAGTctcagcagcaacagcagcaggaTGTGAAGAGCAGCACGGCGCGCGAGGATTTGCACACTTCCAGCACGCTGCATCACCGGCATTTAGGTCCGCACCAGGCGCACGCGGCTCCCTGGGGCGGCGCCGCAGCTGCTGCACACATCTCCGCCATTACCGCGagccagcagcagcaacaacaacaacagcagcagcaatcGCTCATCTACTCACAACCCGGTGGCTTCACGGTAAACGGCATGCTGAGTGGCGGCCAAAGTCTCGTGCACCCTGGGCTGGTGCGAGGCGGCACACCTGAACTGGAGCACGGCGCGCACCCGCATTCTCaccctcaccatcatcaccatcagcatcaccatcaccaccaccaccagcagcatcagcatcagcaccaccagcagcagGGTCACCACGGCCCCAACAGCCACGAGGCTCACTCGGATGAAGACACGCCGACCTCGGACGACCTGGAGCACTTCGCCAAGCAGTTCAAGCAGCGGCGCATCAAACTTGGCTTCACGCAGGCCGACGTGGGCCTCGCGCTCGGTACGCTTTACGGCAACGTGTTCTCTCAGACCACGATCTGCCGCTTCGAGGCGCTGCAGCTCAGTTTCAAGAACATGTGCAAGCTCAAGCCGCTGCTGAATAAGTGGCTGGAGGAGGCCGACTCGAGCACGGGCAGTCCGACGAGCATCGATAAGATCGCGGCACAGGGCCGCAAACGCAAGAAGCGTACAAGCATCGAGGTGAGCGTCAAGGGCGCGCTCGAGAGCCACTTCCTCAAGTGCCCTAAACCGTCAGCGCAGGAGATCAGCACCCTGGCCGACACGCTGCAGCTGGAGAAGGAGGTGGTGCGCGTCTGGTTCTGCAACCGCAGGCAGAAGGAGAAGCGCATGACGCCGCCCGGAGTGCCCCCGACGCCGGACGATGTGTACTCGCAGGTCGGCAAC ggaCATTTTTTAGTAGATTACTTAAAAGATGCAAGTTTAAACGGGCCGAGCGAGGCGGGCGACCAGAAGGTGACAACAACCACACGTTCGTTCCATCAGGTAATTTTGGCGCATTGA